A genomic segment from Lemur catta isolate mLemCat1 chromosome 9, mLemCat1.pri, whole genome shotgun sequence encodes:
- the LOC123644600 gene encoding LOW QUALITY PROTEIN: keratin, type I cytoskeletal 18-like (The sequence of the model RefSeq protein was modified relative to this genomic sequence to represent the inferred CDS: inserted 2 bases in 1 codon) — translation MSFTTSSTTFSTNYRSLGSVQVPSRSIRPISSAASVCAGARGLGSQISVSRSTSMQSGWGSGGLAAGMAGGLAGIGGIQTEKETMQELNDRLASYLDRVRSQEINNRRLESKIREHXEKKGPQVRDWAHYFKIIEDLRAQIFANSVDNAHIVLQTDNARLAADDFRVKYETELAMRQSVKSDIHGLRKVTDDTNITRLQLETEIEALKEEVVFMKKNQEEEIKGLQAQIASSGLTVEVDAPKSQDLSKIMEDIRAKYDELAWKNREDVDKYWSQQIEDRTTVVTSQSAEVDAAEMTLTELRHTVQSLEIDLDSMRNVKANLENSLREVEACYAMQMEQLNGVLLHLESELAQTRAEGQRQAQEYEALLNIKVKLEAEIATYRHLLEDGEDFNLGDALDSSNSMQTTQKTMTHRIVDGKVVSETNDTKVLRH, via the exons ATGAGTTTCACCACTAGCTCCACCACTTTCTCCACCAACTACCGGTCCCTGGGCTCCGTCCAGGTGCCCAGCCGTAGCATCCGGCCCATCAGCAGCGCTGCCAGCGTCTGTGCAGGCGCCAGGGGCTTGGGCTCCCAGATCTCTGTGTCCCGCTCCACCAGCATGCAGAGCGGCTGGGGGTCTGGGGGCCTGGCCGCGGGGATGGCCGGGGGTCTGGCAGGAATAGGGGGCATCCAGACCGAGAAGGAGACCATGCAAGAGCTCAACGACCGCCTGGCCTCCTACCTGGACAGAGTGAGGAGCCAGGAGATCAATAATCGGAGGCTGGAAAGCAAAATCCGGGAACA GGAGAAGAAGGGGCCCCAGGTCAGAGACTGGGCGCATTACTTCAAAATCATCGAGGACCTGAGGGCTCAGATCTTTGCAAATTCTGTGGACAATGCCCACATCGTTCTGCAGACTGACAATGCTCGTCTTGCTGCTGATGACTTTAGAGTCAAGTATGAGACAGAGCTGGCCATGCGCCAGTCTGTGAAGAGTGACATCCATGGGCTCCGCAAGGTCACTGATGACACTAATATCACTCGGCTGCAGCTGGAGACAGAGATTGAGGCTCTCAAGGAAGAGGTGGTCTTCATGAAGAAGAACCAGGAGGAGGAAATAAAAGGCCTACAAGCCCAGATTGCCAGCTCTGGGTTGACCGTGGAGGTAGACGCCCCCAAATCCCAGGACCTCAGCAAGATCATGGAGGACATCCGGGCCAAGTATGACGAGCTGGCTTGGAAGAACCGAGAGGATGTGGACAAGTACTGGTCCCAGCAGATTGAGGATAGAACCACAGTAGTCACCTCACAGTCTGCCGAGGTCGACGCTGCCGAGATGACACTCACGGAGCTGAGACATACAGTCCAGTCCTTGGAGATAGACCTGGACTCCATGAGAAATGTGAAGGCCAACTTAGAGAACAGCCTGAGGGAGGTGGAGGCCTGCTACGCCATGCAAATGGAGCAGCTCAACGGGGTCTTGCTGCACCTGGAGTCGGAGCTGGCACAGACCCGGGCAGAGGGGCAGCGCCAGGCCCAGGAGTACGAGGCCCTGCTGAACATCAAGGTCAAGCTGGAGGCTGAGATTGCCACCTACCGCCACCTGCTGGAAGACGGGGAAGACTTCAATCTTGGTGATGCCCTGGACAGCAGCAACTCCATGCAAACCACCCAAAAGACCATGACTCACAGGATAGTGGATGGTAAAGTGGTGTCTGAGACCAACGACACCAAAGTTCTGAGGCATTGA